The Altererythrobacter sp. ZODW24 genome window below encodes:
- a CDS encoding DUF2924 domain-containing protein, translated as MDLDGKVRRLTKMTPSQKKAEWRKVFGSPAPPAFGIALMTRAIAARYQEKALGGLNKAELRMLEVQSSKDQRHPRGVRAASVKPGTWLSRTWHGEVHEVVVLEGAFEYRGSRYRSLTAIAKHITGVAWSGPRFFGLHSSRLGALGVSRHG; from the coding sequence ATGGATTTGGACGGCAAGGTCAGGCGGCTCACCAAGATGACCCCGTCCCAGAAAAAGGCTGAGTGGCGCAAAGTGTTCGGCTCACCTGCGCCGCCAGCGTTCGGGATCGCATTGATGACCCGCGCCATCGCTGCCCGATATCAGGAGAAGGCACTGGGCGGGCTCAACAAAGCCGAGCTGCGCATGCTCGAGGTCCAGTCGAGTAAAGATCAACGCCATCCGCGCGGGGTTCGAGCTGCAAGCGTCAAACCCGGCACCTGGCTCTCGCGCACATGGCATGGCGAGGTCCACGAAGTGGTGGTGCTCGAAGGGGCCTTTGAATATCGCGGCAGCCGATATCGCTCCCTCACAGCTATCGCCAAGCATATTACCGGCGTGGCATGGTCGGGCCCGCGCTTCTTCGGTCTGCATAGCTCTCGCCTCGGAGCCTTAGGGGTGTCCCGTCATGGCTAG
- a CDS encoding arylsulfatase, with translation MFILVDDVGWNDVGYHGSEISTPNIDALAESGVKLERSYVFPICSPTRAALMTGQNPLKFGIDSPMALDGTLPLDLTLLPERLKTAGYDTWLVGKWHLGHTEAESLPNARGFDHYYGLLNGWVDHYTHVFNGGLDWQRNGTSIREKGHTTALLTKEARDLIDEHDGDNPFFLYMAYDAPHTPLQLIDGVAKSYPEIENMDRRVYAEMMTDLDAHIGQLVSTLEAKGLLENTLIVVMSDNGGDGPLGSSNAPLKGGKGLAFDGGLRTPALVSWRGHLAPNQTLEDPVYIQNWAPTLLDAAGIEYPDAQFDGASHWALIKDNTQSDSRQPVAIAGPQSKAVFLWPYKYVRHTPRFETTVTTHLYNIEDDPRETTDVADKYPKIAEQLAAHLAQYDGIESIAEKGPRPEGIFQNEDGSYNYSIRLPETRAPWAEAKEGTE, from the coding sequence GTGTTTATACTCGTTGACGATGTGGGCTGGAATGACGTCGGTTATCACGGCTCTGAGATATCTACCCCAAACATCGATGCGCTGGCCGAAAGCGGCGTGAAGCTCGAACGTTCCTATGTCTTCCCGATTTGCAGCCCTACTCGCGCTGCATTGATGACGGGGCAGAATCCGCTCAAGTTCGGGATCGATAGCCCAATGGCGCTAGACGGCACTTTGCCACTCGACCTGACCTTGCTGCCTGAGCGCTTGAAAACGGCGGGATATGATACGTGGCTCGTCGGTAAATGGCATCTAGGGCATACCGAAGCAGAATCTCTCCCAAATGCCCGCGGATTTGATCATTACTACGGGCTGCTTAACGGATGGGTTGATCATTATACGCATGTGTTCAACGGCGGCCTCGATTGGCAACGCAATGGAACCTCAATAAGGGAAAAGGGGCACACTACAGCGCTTCTAACCAAGGAGGCACGCGACTTAATTGATGAGCATGACGGCGATAATCCGTTCTTCCTCTACATGGCTTACGATGCCCCTCATACACCGCTGCAATTGATTGACGGCGTTGCAAAGTCTTATCCCGAAATCGAGAACATGGACCGCAGAGTTTATGCGGAAATGATGACCGATTTGGACGCCCATATCGGACAGCTTGTGAGCACACTGGAAGCAAAGGGGCTTCTGGAAAACACGCTCATCGTAGTGATGAGCGATAATGGCGGCGATGGCCCTCTAGGGTCGAGCAACGCTCCGCTGAAGGGCGGCAAAGGGCTAGCCTTCGATGGCGGGCTAAGGACGCCTGCATTGGTTTCCTGGCGTGGCCACCTTGCCCCAAATCAAACACTTGAAGATCCGGTCTATATCCAAAATTGGGCGCCGACACTGCTGGACGCCGCCGGCATTGAATATCCCGACGCCCAATTTGACGGCGCAAGCCATTGGGCTCTGATCAAAGATAACACCCAAAGCGACTCTCGGCAGCCCGTCGCCATTGCGGGACCGCAATCCAAGGCGGTGTTCTTGTGGCCGTATAAATATGTTCGGCACACACCAAGGTTCGAAACCACAGTCACAACGCACCTCTACAATATCGAAGATGATCCAAGAGAGACAACTGATGTCGCGGATAAGTACCCGAAGATCGCAGAGCAGCTCGCCGCACATCTAGCCCAATATGACGGCATTGAATCGATAGCTGAAAAAGGCCCTCGTCCCGAGGGGATCTTTCAGAACGAAGACGGCAGCTACAATTACTCCATCCGGTTACCAGAAACGCGGGCGCCATGGGCGGAGGCAAAGGAAGGTACCGAATGA
- a CDS encoding DUF3489 domain-containing protein, which yields MTTATKTFTKARSRRMARTPANSGENNAQTGAKKPTAGVTQAAVKPSEAPKKSTKIDMVLSMLCRSEGATLNQLVDATGWLPHTTRAALTGLKKKGHVVASEKLDGVRTYRVAASSNA from the coding sequence ATGACCACCGCAACCAAGACTTTCACCAAAGCCCGAAGTCGCCGCATGGCTCGCACGCCTGCCAATAGCGGCGAAAACAACGCGCAGACAGGCGCGAAGAAGCCTACTGCGGGAGTTACACAAGCAGCTGTCAAACCCAGCGAGGCTCCAAAGAAGTCGACCAAGATCGACATGGTCCTCAGCATGTTGTGCCGTTCGGAGGGCGCAACGCTCAACCAGCTTGTCGATGCCACAGGCTGGCTTCCCCATACGACACGCGCAGCTCTAACTGGTCTCAAGAAGAAGGGTCACGTGGTTGCAAGCGAGAAGCTGGACGGCGTGCGCACCTACCGCGTCGCGGCATCCAGCAACGCGTAA
- a CDS encoding helix-turn-helix transcriptional regulator, whose protein sequence is MIIIDAFFRFSGIGMLLFIALLAMRDHRSAQSTPFLVLACISTASLFLGYAPEALRLNGWAFAIARLMDVPHLIFVWLFTLSLFSSNFRLNRVHFIVSALYCMPILWIRLAANFEVPPAPPWMVQFVSVMSLAVAGHLCFSTLYGRKDDLIASRRQSRVMFVLVIVLVTVSAALSEAFGVEGSSLKLETVKVLSIWPAIALGAYWMTSFNSIAVNFAREQRAATNLDMRDLQLRDRLQAAMSEGAAYQEVNLTIQTLARRLGVTQHRLRAFINQVLGHRNFSTFLNGYRIEAVKQEFAEPQNAHLPILTIALDCGFRSISSFNRAFKEREDMTPKEYRQKLKLRMSDG, encoded by the coding sequence ATGATCATAATCGACGCATTCTTCAGGTTCTCAGGGATAGGTATGCTGCTGTTTATTGCGTTGCTTGCCATGCGCGATCACCGATCGGCGCAAAGCACCCCATTCTTGGTGTTAGCTTGTATCAGCACTGCATCGCTGTTCCTCGGGTACGCCCCAGAGGCACTTCGGCTTAACGGATGGGCGTTCGCAATCGCGCGGTTGATGGATGTGCCGCACTTGATTTTCGTCTGGCTATTTACCCTTTCGCTTTTTTCGTCGAACTTTCGGTTAAACAGAGTCCATTTTATTGTCAGCGCCCTATATTGCATGCCTATCCTGTGGATCCGCTTGGCAGCCAATTTCGAAGTCCCGCCAGCACCGCCTTGGATGGTCCAATTTGTCAGCGTCATGTCATTGGCGGTTGCTGGGCATCTCTGTTTTTCGACGCTGTATGGGCGGAAAGACGATCTAATCGCCTCAAGGCGGCAATCACGGGTGATGTTCGTTCTAGTCATCGTGCTAGTGACCGTTAGCGCCGCTCTAAGCGAAGCGTTTGGTGTGGAGGGTTCGTCGCTGAAGTTAGAGACGGTGAAGGTGCTTTCAATTTGGCCCGCTATCGCCTTGGGAGCTTACTGGATGACGTCATTCAATAGCATCGCTGTGAACTTTGCGCGGGAACAGCGTGCCGCTACCAATTTGGATATGCGCGATTTGCAGTTACGTGATCGTTTGCAAGCAGCAATGTCTGAGGGCGCGGCTTATCAAGAGGTAAATCTCACTATACAAACGTTGGCGCGGCGGTTGGGTGTGACACAGCACAGGCTCAGGGCCTTCATAAACCAAGTGCTTGGGCATCGTAACTTCAGCACCTTCTTGAATGGCTACCGAATTGAGGCTGTGAAACAAGAATTTGCAGAACCTCAAAACGCCCATCTTCCCATCCTAACAATCGCCTTGGACTGCGGGTTTCGTTCAATCTCATCGTTCAACCGTGCCTTCAAAGAACGCGAAGACATGACCCCCAAGGAATACCGCCAGAAACTCAAATTGCGCATGAGTGATGGGTGA
- a CDS encoding serine hydrolase — translation MNLAFSIVGALTRLCLLAGIAFCPVPAIAQEKRPTTVEALAGLETEIEQLRQIYQTPGVAIAIVKDGQVVFAQGFGKRDLGRDLPATPETLFPTASVTKQFTASLIGMQLGQGALSLSDRPAQYLPDLRFNSDEMNNLISIADLLSHKSGIGVVDATHVFFPTDDRQRHLARLQYLTPNSGFRERFDYSNMGYVILAAIDEKIAGESWERQIEKRIFGPLAMTRSNASLAALEASDNVALGYGMTDGRPVHVLYENQHESGPAGAINSTVLDLSNWIKMLLNDGRFGDRQIVPVEFLENAFSAHAMINPTYDPRTKTLGLDAYGYGWFISEFEGRYRVSHGGNTSGFTARIDMLPAENLGVAILTNQQSTEFPRYVTDIVYRRMLGLQTKQVTDYPLQVTDVTALTALKGTNKTFPPGHAMEGYVGEYSNAGYGNFDVSLRDGNLYADFPAFSFVLEHQQRDVFVTKEYYEIHQNSPSFPVNFQTDNAGVIGGAMIPLQAEPVLFIRQPGQAVMKANSR, via the coding sequence ATGAACCTTGCTTTCAGTATTGTCGGAGCACTCACTAGATTATGTCTATTGGCAGGTATCGCTTTCTGTCCGGTCCCAGCCATCGCCCAAGAAAAGCGCCCCACGACTGTAGAAGCGCTTGCAGGTCTGGAGACGGAAATAGAGCAACTTCGTCAAATCTATCAAACGCCGGGTGTTGCCATTGCCATCGTCAAAGATGGTCAGGTTGTATTTGCTCAGGGGTTCGGAAAACGGGACTTAGGAAGAGATTTGCCGGCCACTCCAGAAACGCTATTCCCTACCGCATCCGTCACCAAGCAATTCACGGCATCTTTGATAGGAATGCAGCTTGGGCAGGGAGCGCTATCCCTTTCGGATCGGCCAGCGCAGTACCTTCCTGACCTTCGTTTTAACAGCGATGAGATGAACAATCTGATTTCGATTGCCGATCTGCTCAGCCATAAAAGTGGGATTGGCGTCGTCGATGCAACACATGTATTTTTCCCAACAGATGACCGGCAAAGGCATTTGGCTCGCCTTCAATATTTGACGCCCAACAGCGGTTTCCGTGAGCGCTTCGATTATAGCAACATGGGGTATGTTATTCTTGCAGCAATCGATGAGAAAATTGCTGGAGAGTCTTGGGAGCGCCAAATCGAGAAGCGGATTTTTGGACCGCTGGCGATGACACGCTCGAACGCAAGCCTGGCAGCCCTCGAAGCCAGCGACAATGTCGCGCTTGGCTACGGTATGACCGATGGACGCCCGGTCCATGTACTGTACGAAAACCAGCATGAGTCAGGGCCCGCTGGCGCGATTAACAGCACCGTCCTCGATTTGAGCAACTGGATCAAGATGCTGTTAAACGATGGGCGCTTCGGCGATCGACAAATCGTACCGGTCGAATTTCTCGAGAATGCTTTCAGCGCGCACGCAATGATTAATCCGACGTATGATCCTCGAACGAAGACATTGGGGCTGGATGCTTATGGCTATGGTTGGTTCATTAGCGAATTTGAAGGTAGATACCGTGTCAGCCATGGCGGTAACACGTCAGGCTTTACGGCCCGCATTGACATGCTTCCGGCAGAGAATCTGGGCGTCGCCATTCTTACAAATCAACAGTCGACCGAATTTCCGCGATATGTAACTGACATAGTCTATCGCAGGATGCTTGGGCTGCAGACAAAACAGGTAACAGATTATCCGCTGCAGGTAACGGATGTGACAGCTCTTACGGCGTTAAAGGGGACGAATAAGACGTTTCCTCCCGGGCATGCCATGGAAGGGTACGTCGGCGAATACTCCAATGCGGGATATGGGAATTTTGACGTTAGCCTTCGTGACGGTAATCTTTATGCAGATTTTCCAGCCTTTTCTTTCGTTTTGGAACATCAGCAGCGAGATGTATTCGTTACTAAGGAGTACTATGAGATTCACCAGAACTCACCGAGTTTCCCAGTAAATTTTCAGACAGATAACGCAGGCGTTATCGGTGGCGCGATGATTCCGTTACAAGCAGAGCCAGTTCTTTTCATTCGTCAACCTGGTCAGGCCGTGATGAAGGCAAACTCTCGATGA
- a CDS encoding DUF6434 domain-containing protein: MGKRSCKEDRPDLSAVLTGAELRRWYWRKNELVERARDLKLKTSSGKFVILERIAHYLDTGETSLPGDRNFVPVSTFNWHSEQLSRTTTITDSYRNSQNVRQFFQRELGAGFRFNIAFMDWMKANVGKTLSDACTAYLDIRKAESDREFRTEIKSHNQFNQFIRDFLDDNPQLGIADARRVWAIKTRMPSETGRHRYVRSDIELK; this comes from the coding sequence ATGGGTAAGCGTAGTTGTAAAGAAGATCGCCCTGACCTTTCGGCGGTCCTAACAGGTGCTGAATTGCGCCGCTGGTATTGGAGAAAGAACGAACTCGTTGAGCGTGCCCGCGATCTCAAGCTGAAAACTAGTTCAGGTAAGTTCGTGATTTTGGAGAGGATTGCGCACTATCTTGATACCGGTGAGACCAGCCTTCCCGGGGACCGAAATTTCGTTCCCGTCTCGACCTTTAACTGGCATTCGGAGCAGCTTTCAAGAACTACAACTATCACGGATAGCTATAGGAACTCACAGAACGTTCGACAGTTCTTCCAACGGGAACTTGGCGCTGGGTTTAGATTCAATATAGCGTTCATGGACTGGATGAAGGCAAATGTCGGCAAGACCCTGAGCGATGCTTGCACCGCATACTTAGATATTCGGAAAGCTGAGAGCGACCGTGAGTTTCGTACTGAAATCAAAAGTCACAATCAATTTAATCAATTCATCAGAGATTTCTTAGACGATAATCCACAGCTTGGCATAGCTGATGCTCGCAGAGTTTGGGCCATCAAAACTAGAATGCCGTCAGAAACGGGGCGGCACAGATATGTCAGGTCAGATATTGAGCTGAAGTAG
- a CDS encoding DoxX family membrane protein, giving the protein MTDEKRLKIGLLALRVGIATVFLVWTIDKIVNYAHNSKMIEHYYHVEISQPILLILGLAELVFVAAFTLGLFKTLTYGGILLFHAITTLASSPRLFPPYEIHQLLYFGSIPMLAACVCLFLCRDSDTLLTARPAVRGS; this is encoded by the coding sequence ATGACGGACGAGAAGCGCCTCAAAATAGGGCTACTTGCCTTGAGGGTCGGTATCGCAACGGTCTTTCTGGTGTGGACAATCGATAAGATTGTTAATTACGCCCACAACAGCAAAATGATTGAGCATTACTATCACGTGGAGATCAGCCAACCCATCCTGTTGATCTTGGGACTTGCCGAGCTGGTCTTCGTTGCAGCCTTCACGCTGGGCCTATTCAAAACCCTTACTTATGGCGGCATATTGCTGTTTCATGCCATAACGACGCTTGCATCTAGCCCTCGGCTCTTCCCTCCTTACGAAATCCACCAATTGCTCTATTTCGGCTCAATCCCGATGCTGGCAGCTTGTGTCTGCTTGTTCCTATGCCGTGACTCTGACACTCTTTTGACTGCGCGCCCGGCTGTCCGCGGTAGCTAG
- a CDS encoding ferric reductase-like transmembrane domain-containing protein, translating to MSTSKTLLPPTQRPPLTFNRMLLVYILLVSIPFVYSLTQKLEYRGIYEIVLTYLNIMVFAALLAQYPLAGRINAISRVTGLDNGMRLHRKAGELIALFFLLHPFLILAPRFLLSPQRAWGDVWDTAIASEASTGVFAWAVMSVWVLMAMYKDKLKISYEAWRISHGIGFIAVAILGTHHAVTVGRHGRYEIWFDLMWIALCAVAVTIVSYIYFVQPAKQKRRPFKVAHVKKLAATDWDLTIEQDGDFPFDFDAGQFLWINTSGNPYNRTEHPFSIASSPTSLPKISFIIRELGDFTSQLDRLKPGQKVFVDGPYGVFTLNGREASGIALIAGGAGIGPNLGILRQLQSLKEERPVRLIYGNRRYDQMVCQDEIAAIESDLPDFRQTLALEQGQDGIDAHIGFIDKQFLANQIDDDMRENWIFYVCGPPVMVDAVTDHLRALGIPEKQILFEQLSFA from the coding sequence ATGAGCACGTCCAAGACCCTATTGCCGCCAACTCAACGACCGCCGTTGACGTTCAACAGGATGCTGTTGGTCTACATCCTGTTGGTCTCAATACCATTTGTCTATTCACTCACTCAAAAGCTCGAATATCGCGGCATTTACGAGATCGTTCTGACGTATCTCAACATAATGGTTTTCGCCGCGTTGTTGGCACAATATCCGCTCGCTGGACGTATCAATGCGATCTCGCGAGTTACCGGACTCGACAACGGGATGCGGCTGCACCGGAAGGCCGGTGAACTTATCGCGCTGTTCTTCCTGCTGCACCCGTTCTTGATCTTAGCGCCGCGTTTTCTCCTGTCCCCCCAACGCGCATGGGGTGATGTGTGGGACACGGCAATTGCATCAGAAGCTTCGACGGGTGTCTTTGCTTGGGCGGTGATGAGCGTCTGGGTGTTGATGGCGATGTATAAGGACAAGCTGAAAATCAGCTATGAGGCGTGGCGGATCAGCCACGGCATCGGTTTTATAGCTGTAGCGATACTGGGCACACATCACGCCGTCACAGTCGGCCGGCACGGGCGCTATGAAATATGGTTTGACCTGATGTGGATCGCGCTCTGCGCAGTTGCGGTCACGATCGTATCTTACATCTATTTCGTGCAGCCAGCGAAGCAGAAGCGGCGCCCGTTCAAGGTTGCGCATGTCAAGAAATTGGCCGCTACGGACTGGGATCTCACGATTGAGCAAGATGGCGACTTTCCGTTTGATTTCGACGCCGGGCAGTTCCTTTGGATCAATACTAGCGGAAACCCGTACAACCGGACCGAGCACCCCTTTTCTATCGCATCGAGCCCAACCAGCTTGCCCAAAATCTCGTTCATCATCCGCGAACTTGGTGATTTCACGTCACAGCTGGATAGGCTGAAGCCCGGACAAAAGGTGTTTGTTGACGGGCCCTACGGCGTATTTACGCTCAATGGGCGCGAGGCGAGCGGCATTGCGCTAATCGCTGGCGGTGCAGGCATTGGACCCAATCTGGGCATTCTGCGCCAACTTCAATCACTCAAAGAAGAACGTCCGGTGCGCCTGATTTACGGCAACCGCAGATATGATCAGATGGTTTGTCAGGACGAAATTGCAGCAATCGAGTCCGACCTGCCTGACTTCCGGCAGACGCTGGCGCTCGAACAGGGGCAGGATGGCATCGACGCCCACATTGGCTTTATCGATAAGCAGTTTCTTGCCAACCAAATCGATGATGACATGCGCGAGAACTGGATCTTCTATGTCTGCGGCCCTCCTGTGATGGTGGACGCGGTGACCGATCACCTGCGCGCTCTGGGTATTCCAGAGAAACAAATACTGTTTGAACAATTGTCGTTTGCATAG
- the folK gene encoding 2-amino-4-hydroxy-6-hydroxymethyldihydropteridine diphosphokinase produces the protein MRHGPPQRILPSAIDALADAGLKLLAKSPIIASEPLGPSIRRYANAAIVAETKLGPEPLLSLLKQIERTFGDRRGQRWSARVLDLDIVLWSGGAWGSDTLTIPHPLYRTRPFVTGPAAAIAPNWRDPLTGLTNLQQHTRLTRPRTLPSGAPGR, from the coding sequence GTGCGGCACGGCCCTCCGCAGCGGATACTGCCCTCCGCAATAGATGCGCTAGCTGATGCCGGACTGAAACTGCTCGCCAAGTCGCCGATCATCGCAAGCGAACCGCTCGGCCCTTCGATTCGCCGTTATGCCAATGCAGCCATCGTGGCGGAAACAAAACTCGGCCCCGAGCCGCTGCTATCCCTTCTTAAACAGATCGAACGCACATTCGGTGATCGCCGCGGCCAGCGCTGGAGCGCCCGTGTGCTCGATCTAGATATCGTGTTGTGGAGCGGCGGCGCATGGGGCAGTGACACACTGACAATCCCCCATCCGCTCTACCGAACGCGGCCCTTCGTAACTGGCCCAGCCGCCGCAATTGCCCCCAATTGGCGCGACCCTTTGACTGGTCTAACGAATTTACAGCAACACACCCGCTTGACCCGGCCGCGCACCCTGCCTAGTGGAGCGCCCGGACGTTAG
- the aguB gene encoding N-carbamoylputrescine amidase produces MERALKVAALQLALGAEDEQTNIAAVSALVEQAAGEGAQVILPPELFSGPYFCREEDEALFALARPTAEHPSVIAMQVLAAKLGVAIPVSFFERDGHHYYNTVAMIGSDGAIMGTYRKSHIPDGPGYEEKFYFRPGNDGFKVWDVFGARIGVGICWDQWYPECARAMALMGAEVLLYPTAIGSEPYDVDLDTSRMWRRAMIGHAVSNCMPVIAANRIGHEGPEDRAQSFYGHSFIADEWGDYVAEFGAEETGVISATLDLGQAATHRAGMGFFRDRRPQLYGRLAEDI; encoded by the coding sequence ATGGAGCGCGCGCTAAAAGTAGCCGCGCTCCAGCTTGCGCTGGGTGCGGAGGATGAGCAGACCAATATCGCTGCCGTCTCCGCTCTGGTGGAGCAGGCCGCAGGCGAAGGCGCGCAGGTAATCCTGCCGCCCGAGCTTTTTTCCGGCCCTTATTTCTGCCGCGAGGAGGACGAGGCGTTATTTGCGCTTGCACGTCCGACTGCGGAGCACCCCTCCGTTATTGCCATGCAAGTGCTGGCAGCAAAGCTGGGTGTGGCTATTCCGGTCAGTTTTTTTGAGCGTGACGGGCACCATTATTACAACACCGTCGCGATGATCGGCTCCGATGGGGCGATCATGGGGACTTACCGCAAGAGCCACATCCCTGATGGACCGGGATACGAGGAAAAGTTCTATTTCCGCCCGGGCAATGACGGTTTCAAAGTGTGGGACGTTTTCGGGGCCCGCATTGGTGTCGGCATCTGCTGGGACCAATGGTATCCCGAATGCGCACGGGCAATGGCGCTGATGGGGGCAGAGGTTCTTCTCTATCCCACTGCCATCGGGTCCGAGCCGTACGACGTGGACCTAGACACCAGCCGGATGTGGCGCCGCGCGATGATCGGCCACGCAGTCAGCAATTGTATGCCAGTAATCGCGGCGAACCGCATCGGGCATGAGGGTCCGGAAGATCGCGCACAAAGTTTCTACGGTCACAGTTTCATTGCTGACGAATGGGGCGACTATGTCGCTGAATTCGGAGCGGAGGAAACGGGTGTGATCTCCGCGACGCTTGATTTGGGTCAAGCAGCCACCCACCGCGCAGGCATGGGCTTCTTCCGCGACCGTCGCCCGCAGCTTTATGGCCGGTTGGCCGAGGATATCTGA
- a CDS encoding recombinase family protein produces the protein MASDTKTMRCAVYTRKSTEEGLDKAFNSLDAQREACEAYILSQQHEGWRVLPDLYDDGGFSGGSMERPALKQLLDDVKAGKIDIVVVYKIDRLTRALSDFAKIVDVLDQAEASFVSVTQAFSTTTSMGRLTLNVLLSFAQFEREVGAERIRDKIAASKAKGMWMGGGVPLGYEAKDRKLLIVRDEAATVRTIMERYLASDSIRTLVEELRRDGFVSKRRVMKDGLVRGGVPFKRGALAYMLSNRIYVGEVVHKDKVYPGEHKAIVSREIFDAVQAKLADRTASTDGAVRKRLSLLAGMIRDDLGRPMSPCHTRNHGRRYSYYASNMNDDASSPALRLPAGELELSVRNTIAKWLRDGNRMRELAAGRNAEDIERMFKCCSDLATHIVTAPIAEARTLLEQLALQVLVTAKGASASFELAVLGSMAGLTDIPEKRIAIAIPTSQSNYGHEPRLRLEPADSGSISRDERLVELIARAFAARKQLLGLDQHQLDALPVTKLRHLQRTARVSYLDPAIIRAILNGTQPSRLSARSVWRMRDLPFDWTSQRQALGINAPQS, from the coding sequence ATGGCTAGCGATACGAAGACAATGCGCTGCGCGGTCTACACGCGCAAGTCGACTGAGGAGGGACTTGATAAGGCGTTCAACAGTCTCGATGCCCAGCGCGAAGCTTGCGAGGCCTATATCCTGTCGCAACAGCATGAAGGCTGGCGCGTGCTTCCCGATTTATACGATGACGGAGGGTTCTCAGGGGGCAGCATGGAGCGCCCTGCCCTCAAGCAACTGCTTGATGATGTGAAGGCTGGTAAGATCGACATCGTGGTCGTCTATAAGATCGACCGGCTTACGCGCGCGCTCTCCGATTTTGCCAAGATCGTTGATGTACTTGATCAAGCTGAGGCCTCCTTTGTCAGCGTCACGCAGGCGTTCTCGACCACGACCTCAATGGGGCGCCTGACACTGAACGTCCTGCTTTCCTTTGCGCAGTTCGAGCGCGAGGTTGGTGCCGAACGTATCCGCGACAAGATTGCCGCCAGCAAAGCCAAAGGCATGTGGATGGGCGGCGGGGTTCCGCTTGGTTACGAGGCGAAGGATCGCAAGCTTCTGATTGTTCGAGATGAAGCCGCAACGGTTCGTACGATCATGGAGCGATATCTAGCGAGCGATTCAATACGCACGCTCGTGGAAGAACTCCGGCGTGACGGGTTCGTCAGCAAAAGGCGCGTGATGAAGGACGGGTTGGTTCGAGGCGGCGTGCCATTTAAACGCGGCGCGCTGGCGTACATGCTGTCGAACCGTATCTACGTCGGCGAGGTCGTCCATAAGGACAAAGTCTATCCCGGCGAACACAAGGCGATCGTCAGTCGCGAGATTTTTGATGCGGTCCAAGCGAAACTGGCAGACCGAACTGCGAGCACAGATGGTGCAGTGCGCAAGCGTTTGTCGCTTCTCGCCGGGATGATCCGCGATGACCTTGGCCGCCCGATGTCACCATGCCACACGCGCAATCACGGACGGCGGTATTCCTATTACGCTTCCAATATGAACGACGATGCCTCCAGTCCTGCCCTGCGGCTGCCTGCTGGTGAGCTTGAACTATCGGTCAGGAACACGATCGCAAAATGGCTTCGGGACGGAAACCGCATGCGCGAGCTAGCGGCAGGACGGAATGCTGAAGATATTGAGCGCATGTTCAAATGCTGCTCCGATTTGGCGACACACATTGTCACCGCGCCGATTGCCGAGGCTCGAACTTTGCTGGAGCAACTTGCGCTGCAGGTGTTGGTCACTGCCAAAGGTGCCAGCGCGTCTTTTGAACTGGCCGTGCTGGGTTCGATGGCGGGGCTAACGGATATCCCCGAAAAGCGCATCGCCATCGCCATTCCAACCAGTCAGTCAAATTATGGCCACGAACCTCGGCTGCGATTGGAACCAGCTGATTCTGGTTCAATCTCTCGCGATGAGCGGCTCGTTGAACTGATCGCCCGTGCGTTTGCGGCGCGAAAACAACTGCTTGGATTAGACCAGCATCAATTGGACGCACTGCCTGTTACCAAGCTGCGTCATCTCCAGCGAACTGCGCGAGTGAGTTATCTTGATCCGGCAATCATCCGGGCCATACTGAATGGCACGCAGCCTTCCCGGCTCAGCGCCCGTTCCGTCTGGCGAATGCGCGACTTACCTTTCGACTGGACCAGCCAGCGTCAGGCGCTTGGGATCAACGCCCCACAATCATAA